CGCCACTAATTGATTGTTAAAACTTTTCTCAACTACAGGGTACTGATAGTGCTGTAGACGACTGTGTTTACCATTTAATTTGTCCGTGCTGTAGTATTTCTCAGGTATGCTTCTACAAttcccgtttttttttttctgggtCTTCTGACATTGTGTAGAAATTGCGCGCTCAATTGTGGATATATGTTTAGAACACGCCTAGTTTCGTACTTTGGTTAATGTAACTGAATTTTTCGATACAGGAGTCGAGAACACTAGAGATGAACAATGTTCAAGGAGGCACATGGCACGGGCGTGGTGATACAATATGTGTAGGTACTTTTGGTGAAAGCGCCAAATCATTTGTCGAACTACATCCACCGCCTCCAGTTATAGTTCAGTTTCACGAGCCCAAACTAATGCCGGAAAATGAAACTCATAGCAATTGTTGAGCTCCAATGTCGCTCCAACCATTTCTCTTGTATACGCCTATATTCATGGTATTAAACTTGGGTTCGTATGCTGTACCACTTCTGATTTTTGGAGGTTCCGAAAGTCCCTCAACCGCATTTTGAGTCATCGTCGACCGTCCTAAAGAGTTTCGATTGATTAGGCCTCGAAGATTGATTATCTATCCACAATTGATTAGATAATATTTAATACCATGTTTACAAGGATTTGTAAATAACAATGATTAGTAGTACGGTAGTACCAAGCCAAGTTAAATGCATTTGTGCTCATTGATGATTTATTACCATTTTCTACTTCTATGAAGTGTCCTTTCGAAAAACGCTTTAGTATAGTATACTCCTTTCGTCCTGATCATTTctttacttttgattaaaatacccttcataatgaatataaaaggtaaataaatgacgaGACGGAAAGAGTATTGTATTAGAAATAAACTCGATCAGTCCAAAGCATAATATTAGACATTGAGACCTGACAAATCTAGCCCGACTCGTTTAGATCCACTTGTTACTAAATAGAATCACCTAAACATGACAAAATCTTTTTGCATCAACCTGAACTAaggtcctgttcttttggacttaatttcagttcttataagttcagttcagttcagctttattaagttaagttcagtttcattcagttcagttcagttcaggttatttcaacattaataatACTATTCTTATTTAATATTCTTagtgttatcattattattatattaatctatttaatatttttattattatattaatattttttattatattattattgtttttattattatattattattttatttatatttaatatatttatttattattatattattatgattagtagcaatattagtagtataaagtactccgtattaattattattattattattagcagtagtagtagtagttaaaattatttataatatttatattatattatattatattatattatacttatcgtatttattttttagttattataattaatatattgtattatttaatattatattatttaatattatattattattaataatgttatcatttatattactaatatattattattattactactatatttattattatattactatttatatatatatattattatattatattaatatattaataataataataaatatttattattactactggtattaatttttttattattataatcttttatttttatttctgttcagttcagttcagttcagttcagctttattgagttcagttcagttcagacaatttcagtccaaaagaacagggtctaAACCTCTATTAAGTTACACACGATCCACACTCGACCTGATTGATCCATCGACCTAAATTGTACTCATGTAAAGTTACACCTGATCCATACCCGACGAGATATATATCCCTCAAATTTACAACTCATTGACTCATATTTTTTCAAATAATAAGATACACGGAATCTTTATATTTCTTGGTAAAATTATATAATATGTTACAGAATCTTTATTTCCTTAATAAAATAGTCAACGTTATAGAGACTTTTTTACTCCTAGACGTCTTATAATTCTTCTAGTAATATATCACCTACTTAATCTCAATAATTATCTCTTTCACATTGcattaaaacacaataatttcTGATTTAAAtccttaatttttttttctttttttttcttggttttctTCTTCTACTCGATCTAAGGTATGTAAATTTATAATATGAATGTTTAGTAGCTTTCAAAGTTATGTTCTTTTTGTTTGTTtaattgtggttgttgttgtcaaTAAAGTTGGCTTTATTTACTAgtctttaaatcgatttttctaaTGTGTATGAGAAAGATTCACAAGATTCTCTCGTAAAAAATTGAAGTGTGTTGACTCTTTTCACCATCTTCGATGAAATAATCTCATGAATTTTTCGTTCGATTAATTAGGTTTTTAATGTGTGCCTTAAAGCCTTTAGGGCACGTATACTCCAAAATCCAATTTCACAAGATTTTGTCGTATTTAACCATAGTTGATGAAATAATCTTGTAAATCTGTCCAGGAGCACAAGTTAGAAAAACATAAATTTAATCATATAAACTCTAAAACATTACTTTATTATTGACTTTTTTTAAAGCAACAATTAACAAGTTctttatgttttgttttatatTGTTCATCTTGTATAAGAAGTGATATTAAattattaattacgtaattaatttcATATTAGGAAGTTTACCATGAATACACCATCGGAAGAAAATGGGATTCCTGCTAGAATGGAGGTAATGTTGTCTATAATGATTACTCCTTTTGTCTCGGTCATTTGCTTTGCTtacgttttttttattatttgttaccggtattttatttgattaattatTTTGATTTTGTTATTTCAGGGAAAAAGAATTGCAAATTTTGTGTGTTGGTTGCTTGGTATGGGTTCACTCATGTCTTGGAATAGTATGTTAACCATTGGAGATTACTACTACAAAGTTTTCCCTGTATGTTAACTACCTTTCTCTAAATCTATGTTGCTCACACTCGTTTGGAAATATCCGACCTAGGTGCTTGGCCAAATGTAGACTCGACCATTTTTATAAAACTATGCATATTTTGACTTAAAATAAAGTGTCTACGTGCCATATCCGTGTCCGAGTGTTGAGTGTCGTACACGGGTACGTGGGAAATCAGAGAAGTCGGAGTAACAATGCTATTAATatcataattttaattattttaattttagtttGATTAGTGGAAATATAATGAAGAATTGTTTGCGTTTGTTATATCGTGAAGTAGCCATCAGTCGATTGGGTCGTGTTCAAACGATTTTTATCTTATAATATAATTGTAAGATTGTGTATATTTGACCTCCTTAAGCCTACTCTAAGTAGGACGAATTGATATTGGTTTAATGTCATTATCAAAAGGATTTTAGTTGCATTGGGGTGAATATAAATTATGAGATTTACATTACCGCGATTCTTGCTTGTGATAAAAATGTACTTGTGACATACTGCAAGCTTATGACACGtcaaaaatgagaatttgtgtttttattGACCAAAGATTTTGTTTTATGAAGGATTACCATCCTTCAAGAGTGTTAACTCTTGTATATCAACCATTTGCTCTGGGATGTATGTCATTCCTGGCCTACTATGAAGCGCGTGTTGATACTAGAAAGCGAAACATCTTTGGATACACTCTCTTTGCCGTTAGTACTCTTGGTTGTATAATCGTAAGTCACCTTTGAATCTCTGTATCTTTGATTGTAATCCCCTTCAATAATTTTTTCATGCCAAATTGTAATAATACCTTTCGTAACTTTTCGGCGATTGACAGTTAGATCTAGCAACATCAGGAAAAGGCGGTGTTGGTCCTTATGTTGGCATATGTCTCCTAGTTGGTGCTTTTGGAGTTGCTGATGCTCATGTCCAAGGTGGAATGGTCGGCGACTTGTCCTTCATGTTGCCGGAGTTTATGCAAGTACGTATGCTCATGTACTCTTCATTTAATAACGCGGTTATTATGTTGTCTCACTTGTAAAACTGTCTCATTTAAGTTTTTTGTGTGTGGTTAACATGTTGATCTTAAAATGTTTGCATTCAGTCATTCTTTGCTGGTGTGGCTGCGTCCGGTGCATTAACCTCTGGCTTAAGACTAATCACAAAGGTGGCATTTGACAAGTCTCCCAATGGTTTACGCAAGGGCGCTAGTAAGTTTTTGTAGTGTCATAttcctgaaaaaaaaaaatatgtatatCCTGTTTCTCGACTCTGGAACTAAATTTCCGCGTGTTGTGTTTGCAGTTTTGTTTCTAGCTATTTCGACAGCAATTGAATTTCTATGCGTCCTTCTTTACGCGCTATATTTTCCCAAATTGCCAATTGTCAAGTACTTCCGTGCAAAGGCAGCTACGGAAGGGTCTAAAACTGTCACCGCTGATCTTGCTGCTGCCGGTATTCACAACGTAAGTTACATTGATCTCTATGTTACTTAGTCTCGACAGTTAATAGAAAAAACTATTATTTTTTTTGGGATAGTATAAGAGTGTCAAGATATCTGCAACATGCATCCGAAGTGAAGTGTTGAATAATACATGTGCTTTAATCTATGCAGGTTGATGCTACTGCGAAAATTGAAGACCGTTTGTCTACCAAACAATTGTTCTACAAAAAGTGGGATTTCTTCTTGGATCTATTTCTAATATATGTGTTGACATTGTCAATTTTTCCGGGTTTTCTATACGAAAACACGGGAAAACATAGCCTAGGAGAATGGTACATTCCTAAAACTGAATACTTGTCACATACAATTGTAGTTAAATTCGTCGCAATTTAGTTAATTTCCGAGTTTTGATCATCATTGTTTTTGTAGGTATGCTCTTGTGTTGATTGCAATGTACAATGTCTTGGACTTAATTGGAAGATACACACCACTTATCGACGTATTGAGGCTGGAATCACGAAAGGGACTCGCAACAG
This sequence is a window from Silene latifolia isolate original U9 population chromosome 8, ASM4854445v1, whole genome shotgun sequence. Protein-coding genes within it:
- the LOC141596031 gene encoding equilibrative nucleotide transporter 3-like; amino-acid sequence: MNTPSEENGIPARMEGKRIANFVCWLLGMGSLMSWNSMLTIGDYYYKVFPDYHPSRVLTLVYQPFALGCMSFLAYYEARVDTRKRNIFGYTLFAVSTLGCIILDLATSGKGGVGPYVGICLLVGAFGVADAHVQGGMVGDLSFMLPEFMQSFFAGVAASGALTSGLRLITKVAFDKSPNGLRKGAILFLAISTAIEFLCVLLYALYFPKLPIVKYFRAKAATEGSKTVTADLAAAGIHNVDATAKIEDRLSTKQLFYKKWDFFLDLFLIYVLTLSIFPGFLYENTGKHSLGEWYALVLIAMYNVLDLIGRYTPLIDVLRLESRKGLATAILARFVFVPAFYFTAKYASEGWMIMLVGLLGLTNGHLTVCVMTEAPKGFKGPEQNAVGNLLVLFLLGGIFSGVCLDWLWIIGNGSF